Within the Acidobacteriota bacterium genome, the region CGCCGCCAACAAGCGCGGGCTGTTTGAAGTCGCTCACCGCGGCACGCTGTTCCTGGACGAAATCGCCGAAACCACCCCGGCCATGCAGGTCAAACTGCTGCGCACGCTGCAGGAGAAACGGATCCGCCGGCTGGGCGGAACCGAAGAGATCCCCGTCGACGCGCGGATCGTCGCGGCCACCAACAAGAATCTGGAGGAGCGGATCCGCGATGGTTCCTTCCGCGAGGATCTTTACTACCGGATCGCCGTGATCCCCATCCACCTGCCGCCACTGCGCGACCGCCGGGAGGACATCCCCGCCCTGGCCAACTATTTCCTGAAACGGTTCAATCTGAAAATGGGCAAAAACATCCGGGGCATCTCGCCGACGGCCATGGAACGGCTCATCATGGCGGAGTGGAAAGGAAATGTGCGCGAGTTGGAAAACGTGATCGAGCGCGCCGTGGCGCTGGAAACATCCGAACGGGTGGAGGCTGACCGCCTGGCGCATATCGCCGCGGCATCCGCCCCGCCACCCGGGACGATGCCGTCAGCGATCACCGATTCCGGTTTCGAGCTGGAGCCGTTTCTCGAGGACGTGGAGAAGCGGATTATTTTGATGGCGCTCCAGAAAGCCGACGGCGTTCAGGTTGAGGCCGCCCGTCTGCTGGGCATCACCTACCGCAGCTTTCGCCACCGAGTGCAGAAACTGGGGATCGAAAAGTGAGTCTCCGACGATTTACATATTTTGTCAACTCCGTTGACAATTTTCGGGACTGGTGCCACAATGAAATCGTTCAAACCATCGATTTTGCGTGTGTCGCATGCTTCAGCGGACCGGGATTTATTGGTATCTAATTTGCTAAAGAAAGATATCGGAATATCACATTTACCCCAAGGAGGTAGTATGAATAAGAAAGGTTTTTCGCTGATTGAGTTGCTGATCGTCATCGTGATCATCGGCATCATCGTCATCATCGCGGTGCCGAGCCTGCTGGAATCCAAGCGCGCCGCCCAGGCCACCGCCGCGCAGGCCACCCTGCGCAACATCGCCTCCGCCCAGGTGGCGTACTCATCCAAGTCCACCAACCGGACCTACGGCTCGTTGGCCAACCTGGCTTCCCAAGCTTTCCTGGATGCCCGGTTCTCCTCCGGCACCGGTGATTTTGACGGGTACACCTTTAGCGGCACAGCCACCACCACGTTCTTCACAGTGACGGCTTCGGCCCAGGACACCGCCAACCCGAACTTCTACATCAACCACTCGATGGTTGTCCATTACACCAACAACGACCCGGTCCGCTAGATCCGTCTGACAGTCAAAGAAAGGCGAACCTTCGGGTTCGCCTTTCTTTTTGCCTCAAGTTTCCTCCTTTCCTTCTCTCCTGCCGCCTCTGACCGCCTTGAGCACCTCGTCTGCCTTGCCACAAACCTCCGGATTGAGTATCCCTGATTCAGGCATCCCTCACGCTCGTGATTGGTAAGCATCTTCATACCCGCGATGTGTTGTCGATGTCCACATCAGTCAGCGTGCGGTGCTCAACTGGCACGC harbors:
- a CDS encoding sigma-54-dependent Fis family transcriptional regulator — encoded protein: MRELLELVFTDEGYTVATAESIDQAVRVLADQPVHLVISDMRLTDGNGLELLQHVRDRYPETLFVLITAFASADSAIDALKFGAYDYITKPFDIDDLKKIVQNALRQPAAQKSPVGTGPAGGPEAPAIIGVSPQMIKIYKTIGVIAPTDSTILITGESGTGKEMIARAIHEASPRKHNPFVSINCGAFPETLLESELFGYQKGAFTGAAANKRGLFEVAHRGTLFLDEIAETTPAMQVKLLRTLQEKRIRRLGGTEEIPVDARIVAATNKNLEERIRDGSFREDLYYRIAVIPIHLPPLRDRREDIPALANYFLKRFNLKMGKNIRGISPTAMERLIMAEWKGNVRELENVIERAVALETSERVEADRLAHIAAASAPPPGTMPSAITDSGFELEPFLEDVEKRIILMALQKADGVQVEAARLLGITYRSFRHRVQKLGIEK
- a CDS encoding prepilin-type N-terminal cleavage/methylation domain-containing protein, which codes for MNKKGFSLIELLIVIVIIGIIVIIAVPSLLESKRAAQATAAQATLRNIASAQVAYSSKSTNRTYGSLANLASQAFLDARFSSGTGDFDGYTFSGTATTTFFTVTASAQDTANPNFYINHSMVVHYTNNDPVR